The Flavobacteriales bacterium DNA segment CTCGTTTCCAGCATAAAGTTGCCCGCAGAGTCGGTCACAGTTCCAACGCTGCTACCTTTGAAAAGCACATTCGCAAACGGAATCGGTTTTTCCGATACCGCATCAGATACTGAACCGAGAATGATGGTTTTCTGTGCGAATGCGTTGATAGAAAAAATGAAAAATGTGAACAGAAAAAAGGTGCTTTTGCAGCTTTGCAGAATATGGGCTATGAGTGGCTTCAGGGTCAATTCTGCATATTTGCCGCCAAGTTAGAAAACCAGCACGAGAGCACTTCGTTTGACCAAGATCATCGGACCTAAAAGCTACTTCGATTTTTCGGCCCCGACCATTATGGGGGCCAACCTTCGTACGTGGTTTCAGTTCCTGTGGCGCTACGGTAAGCACATCAACTGGAAATTCTACCCCAAGCTGTTCGCCATCACATTCATGATCTGTCTGTATGCGCCTGTCAGATGGTGGGAGCGTTTGCGGTTCGATCGGAAGATCCGTGAAACGAAGGTGAAATCTCCAGTGTTCATTCTTGGGCATCAGCGTAGCGGAACCACCTATTTGCATTATCTGCTTGGGCGCGATCCGCAGTTCGGATACCTGAGCGTGAAGGAGAGCTTCATGCCGTGGATCTACCTCACGGCCAAACGGCATTTGGAGTGGATGCTGGGGCGTTCGGTGCCGACCAAACGCCCTATGGACGATCTAAGGCTGGGACTCGATCTGCCGACCGAACCCGAATATGCGCTGGGCAATATGACGGTTTCCACTATGCTTGCGGGTTACATGCTCCCATCACAACTGAAAAGCGTTTTCCGAAAAACGGTTTTGTTTGAGGACGAGCAGGCGAAAAAAGAATGGATTGCTACGCTGAAGTATTCGATGCAGAAATTGACCTTGCTGCATGGTGGCAAGCCGATTTTGACCAAAGCTCCCGAAGACCTTGGTCGGGTGAAGGAGATCTTGGAAGTGTTTCCCGATGCCAAGTTCGTTCATATTTTCCGCGACCCATACCGCGTGTATTTTTCAACCGAAAGGCTTTATGAGATCACATTGCCGTTGGTGGCGTTGGAATACGTTGCGGATGACGTGGTGAAAGACTTCATCGTCTACGCTTATCGCGAAATGTTCAACCGTTATTTCGAAGCGAAGAAGCTGATCCCGCAAGGAAACTTGGTTGAGATCAAGTACGAGGATTTCATTGGCAATGAGATGGAAACCCTTCGCGCAGCGTATCAAACGTTGGGATTGGATTTCGAATCAGCGGCTCCCCACATCAAGAAGGAGGTGAAGAGCTATGAAGGCTACCAGACCAACAAGTATGAGTTTGATCCTCACCGAATGGAGGAGATATATTCGGCTTGGGAAGGTGTTTTCAAGAAGTTGGGGTACGAGCAGTAATCGACACAGCTTACTGTGGTGTTCCTTTAAAACAGCCAAGGTTGTAAGGGAAATCGTAGGTCCAATGGTAGTGATACAGATCAAGTGTGTCACCATCCCAAAGGACAGGATGTGTATGGCCGTGGCATTCATCCAGATCGGCTGAGTGGAGCAGTTCGCCATTCTCTCCGTATGGCCCGTAGATGCCGAAACCATCCAACATGTAGCCCATCAAAGGCGAGTGCCCTGAAGAATGCGGGTGGATATGATCCTGAAGGTCTGGAGCGGGAAAGTGATAATGATACCTTTCTGTTCCATCGGTATGTCCACCGAATCGGTCCAACATTTCGTGCGCAGCAGCATCATTTCCGAGGGTTGAAGAGCCATGGTAGATAGCGCTTCCGCTGAGCGAAATTCCTGAGGGTCCGAACGGGACGCAACTCGGTTCCGCAGCCACTTCGGGTATGGCAGGAAGCACATAATTGATTTCGTGTTCCGAAATGATGTTCGGATTGCCATCGTACTGGTAAGCTGCGCTTCCTGGAGTAATCGGAAAAACACCGGTTAGATGATCGGGCAGGGCATTTCCGGTAATGATGCGGTTCCCGTTTCCATCAAGCGTTACGTTGAACTCGCTGGCCCACGTCATGTTGCCTTGAACCTGCGGCTTCCGGTCGTAGTCCCAAGTGCCGTCTGGGTTTGTCCAATCGGAGGCATCGTCATTGCCAGCACCGTTTGACGGCAGCCCACAAAGCCACAATGAAAGAAAATCGGGGTGCGGACTGCCTTGGTTCCGAATAAGAATATTGGTCGGAGAGACGCCACCGAAAGGAAGATGGGTCAGGTCGGGTTGTTCCAACTCCGAAGGTGGTTCGTTCTCCAAAAGGTCATCGGCTTTTTTACAGCCTATTATAGTGGCTAAGTAAACCAAGGTCAACAGGTGTAAAGGTTTCATGATTTCTGATTCTCACATAAAGGAATGAGGAAACGCGTCAAACTCTTTTACAGGATGAGGTGGAAATTTTGTAAGATTCTAATTTGTGTTGGAAATGATAATAACTGGAGAGGTCAGGAAGCTCTGAGCAGATATTCACAGAAGCGATTTTTCATCAACTTTTGTTCATCCGAACTCAAAACCTCATCGAAATACGCCCAAACAAATTTGAGTTTCCCATCAGCTTTGGACACCACGACATTGAAACCCGGTGGACTTGGAGCAGGCGGGTAGTGGTGCAGCTTCAGAATCTTGGCTCCTAAGAGTTCCTTCAGTTGGATCTTATCCGTGCCGAGGTCTGAGAACCCGAAACTGGACATTTTACCATTGGACGCCAGATTGACCATGGCCTCGTAAACGGGCATTGGAATGATGCGCATGGCATGCATCAGATCGGTGTAACGTTCGGCAATGCGGTCTTTTATCTGCGCCTTCAGTTGGTGATTGATGGAACTGACAGCTTCCTCTGTGGTGTTCAGTTCATTTGAATTCAAACGAAAGAACAGGAACGAAAGCTGATTGGAGACCAAGTGGCCAACAGAACCTTTTCTGCGTTGGTTGTTCGGTATGCTGAACCACAGGTAAGGTGGCTGCTCATTTCTGTCGTGTAGCGTTTGGTTGACCACCCTTGAAACAGCGGCCATGTAAAACGCACTCTGTCCGATGCGCGAACCCGCTTTCCAAGCTCTTTCTTCAACCTGCTTCGTTTCGTCTTCCGAGAATTCGATCATTCGGTATTTCGCGTGCGACCGTGGTTTCAGTTTTGGCATTACCAAAGTTCCGAGTTTGCCGCTGCTTCTACTCAGCATGTAAACCGTCATGTAATGGAAGTTGCTCAGTAATCGCATGAACGGGCGTTCTTCCTTCTCAGGAAAGAGTGGTAACTGGACCGTTTCATCCGCCAACGCATGGATGAAATTGACCATTCCCTGATGGTCGAACAGCACGTGATGCATGGAAACCACCATGTGTTTGGTTCCAGTTTTCAGTTCGCATAGATCGATATGGACGAGTCCGTTCTCATTGTCAACTTTTCGGTTCAATACGGTCTGTTCAAACTCATTTTCAGACAAACCGATCGATACCTGCACAGGTTCCTTCTTTCGCCTTTCCGTTACCCATTTGGCGGGCAGCGGCCATCGAAATACCACTTTCAGTTCGGTGACCTGCCTGAGTGTTTCATTCTGAGAAAGTTGCTCCGCGATGGAAGATAGATCTGCGTTTGCCTCAAGTTCCAACTGAATTCGGGAAATGTTTCCGACCAGGCCATTACGCAGCATCTTTCTATCGACAAGCAGATGGAAATAATCGGAACCGGAAAGTGTTGGGAATCCCATTCTCAGTACTGATTCTGAATGGCGCAATCGGTCAATGATCCCAACGAACGTAGATTATCGCCCGTCAGTTGGTCGGCAGGAATGACAATGCCGAACTCCTCCTCGATGAACATCACCAACTCGACCACCGTCATGGAGTCGATGCCCAATTCCGCAAATGCGGTGTCGGGTTCTAATTTGGCATCTTTGGCCAAGAACCTTTTGTGCAGGTAGGCCGAAAGTGCTGACTGTATTTTCGCTTTATCTACAGACATTTGGCAAGTGGCGAAGGTAGGTGATAAGCAAATTAGCACATTAGCGAATGAAGCAACGAAATAGGCAAGTTCAGAATGGAGTCGATTGCGGACGGGTATCCTTATCTCTCTATCTCTTGTTACTTATCTCTTTCTGATGTCTAAGCCCAAGCACATAGGCATCATCGGTGGCGGTATTGCCGGTCTGGCCGTGGCCATCCGCTTGGCGGTGAAAGGGCATGACGTTGAACTGTTTGAGGCCAACTCCTATCTGGGCGGCAAGATCGCGGAGCAACAATTGGGCGATTATCGCTTCGATATGGGGCCTTCGGTGCTCACCATGCCACGGTATATCGATGAGTTGTTTGAACTGGCTGGCGAGAACCCACGAGACCATTTCAATTACGAACGCCTCGACCCGGTTTTCCAGTACTTTTTTGAGGATGGAACCGTGTTGCACACGTATGCGGATACCGAAGAGCTTATTAGAGAATTCACTTCCAAAACGACTGTTAGGGCAGAAGATCTGCGTACGTTTTTCCGAAGGTCGAAGGAAAAACTGGAGTTGACCGATGAGGTTTTTCTGCAACGTTCATTGCATCAATGGAAGAACTATTTGGATTGGCCAACGCTGCGAGGAATCCTGAACTTCCAGAAAGTGGAAGCATTTACCACCATGGCCAAGGCCAACGCCAAGTTGCTGAAGGATGAGAAGGTGGCCGCCATTTTCAATCAGTATGCGAGCTACAATGGCAGCGATCCGTTCACAGCACCGGCCACGCTCAATCTCATTTCGCACTATGAGATAACGTTGGGGGCGTATTATCCGAAAGGTGGGATGCGCTCCATCATTAATGCATTGATCGGCTTGGCCGAAAGGGTGGGAGTGAAGGTGCATGTGAATACCAAAGTTGAACGTTTGACGGTTGATAATGGACGATGCTCCGGCCTGTTGGCGAATGGAGAGGAAAAGCGATTTGACAGCGTAGTGGCCAATTCAGACATCTTCAAAACGTACCACAACCTGATGCCCGAGCAGAAACGTCCCGAACGCATTCTGAACCAGCCGAAGTCGAGCTCGGTCATTGTGTTCTATTGGGGCATGAGGAAAAAGTTCCCACAATTGAAACTGCACAACATGTTCATGGGGGCGGATCAGCGGGCCGAGTATGCCCAGATATTCGGAGAAAAGACCGTGGCTGCCGAGCCAACCGTGTATCTCTACATCAGTTGCAAACAGAATTTGAGCGATGCGCCAGAAAATGGTGAAAACTGGTTTGCGATGGTGACCGTACCGCACAATTCTGGTCAGGATTGGGATAAACTGGTGAGCCAAACGCGTTCCCGCGTGTTGGAACGTCTCAGCAGGCAGCTGAATGAAGATCTTGAACCGTTGATAGAAGAAGAAGCTGTTCTCGACCCTCGAATTATTGAAGAGCGAACGGGAAGTGCTTTCGGTTCGGTTTATGGCAATAGCAGTAATGGCAAATTTGCCGCCTTCTTGCGGCATCCGAACTTCTCAAGCAAGATCGATAACCTTTATTTCTGTGGCGGAAGCGTGCATCCCGGCAGCAGCATTCCGCTTTGTCTGCTTTCGGCCAAGATCACGGCTGGGATGATTTGAATTTTGAATCCAACGATTACTTGGAGAGTATCAGATACTCCTTTGTTCTGGGTGGGATGTAATAGATGGAACCGAAGATCACTTTCATTCGCACCATCCAGTTTTTATTGTGCTTTAGTTCGTACAGCATCTGCGCCATGCCGCTGAAGATGATGCGGAACGGATTGAGAATGATCTTCGGTTGGTTGGTCAGTCCAACGGGAGGTTCCTGCTCGTAAGGTCTACGATACGTTCCGAAAACACGGTTCCAGATTAGGAACGGGCCTCCTCCGAGATTGATAGTCTGATCGTTCGGCTTGGCCGAATGGTGAACGAGGTGATAGACACCGTTATCGCCTATTACCCGACTGATGTTTCTGATGATCGGGTTGGTCAAGGCAAACTTGTAATGGACCAAGGAATGGTTGAATATTTCGAAGCAATAGGAGAATGTCTTCCAAAGGATCATTTCCATGACCAATGGCCGTGGAAAGATGAGTGCCGAAACGGTGATGGATATAAGCACCGAAGGAATGGTCAGGAAAACCTCGAAAACGAATGCGGGAGGTGCTCCCATTGGGTGTAAAAAGTCCGGACAGTGATGCGGTCGGTGAAAGACCAACCAGAACAAACGGAATTTATGCGACAGGAGATGGATCACATAGTTCG contains these protein-coding regions:
- a CDS encoding YHYH protein, with the protein product MKPLHLLTLVYLATIIGCKKADDLLENEPPSELEQPDLTHLPFGGVSPTNILIRNQGSPHPDFLSLWLCGLPSNGAGNDDASDWTNPDGTWDYDRKPQVQGNMTWASEFNVTLDGNGNRIITGNALPDHLTGVFPITPGSAAYQYDGNPNIISEHEINYVLPAIPEVAAEPSCVPFGPSGISLSGSAIYHGSSTLGNDAAAHEMLDRFGGHTDGTERYHYHFPAPDLQDHIHPHSSGHSPLMGYMLDGFGIYGPYGENGELLHSADLDECHGHTHPVLWDGDTLDLYHYHWTYDFPYNLGCFKGTPQ
- the crtI gene encoding phytoene desaturase; translated protein: MSKPKHIGIIGGGIAGLAVAIRLAVKGHDVELFEANSYLGGKIAEQQLGDYRFDMGPSVLTMPRYIDELFELAGENPRDHFNYERLDPVFQYFFEDGTVLHTYADTEELIREFTSKTTVRAEDLRTFFRRSKEKLELTDEVFLQRSLHQWKNYLDWPTLRGILNFQKVEAFTTMAKANAKLLKDEKVAAIFNQYASYNGSDPFTAPATLNLISHYEITLGAYYPKGGMRSIINALIGLAERVGVKVHVNTKVERLTVDNGRCSGLLANGEEKRFDSVVANSDIFKTYHNLMPEQKRPERILNQPKSSSVIVFYWGMRKKFPQLKLHNMFMGADQRAEYAQIFGEKTVAAEPTVYLYISCKQNLSDAPENGENWFAMVTVPHNSGQDWDKLVSQTRSRVLERLSRQLNEDLEPLIEEEAVLDPRIIEERTGSAFGSVYGNSSNGKFAAFLRHPNFSSKIDNLYFCGGSVHPGSSIPLCLLSAKITAGMI